A single Brassica rapa cultivar Chiifu-401-42 chromosome A04, CAAS_Brap_v3.01, whole genome shotgun sequence DNA region contains:
- the LOC103863143 gene encoding uncharacterized protein LOC103863143: MLAPPVAAASSDINSPCLSAFERPMEKALVSESTLSHLFPNEFPYEFALTSPEDVTETEDEDDFLAGLTRRLALPSPPPIDEAKVNSTESTRSGNKSPNGPFSQALSPPETPCRKDDSVKVVSAAAGEVHKIKVYAKPNRRPPFPQNAAFYNYHYYYYYWLRQTQPALSTYHYPVGGVFAAPTAVAGTGVFTAPTAVAGTGVVTAPTAVKQPSVGTGVFLPRNCTKPSGSRKKAGKCVKLPTKVVQTEHPRTEKLSGGIQSRSQAHLSAGCSKLDPGTKSAVTGGCPKEESNLPQEWVY, from the exons ATGTTAGCGCCGCCAGTAGCCGCCGCGTCCTCTGACATCAATTCGCCTTGTCTCTCGGCATTCGAACGACCAATGGAGAAAGCCCTTGTCTCCGAATCAACTCTGAGTCATCTTTTCCCCAACGAGTTCCCTTACGAGTTCGCTCTCACCTCCCCAGAGGACGTAACGGAGACGGAAGACGAAGATGACTTCCTTGCCGGGTTGACTCGCAGACTCGCCCTCCCTTCCCCTCCTCCCATCGACGAGGCTAAG GTGAATTCGACTGAGTCAACTCGGAGTGGAAACAAGAGTCCCAACGGTCCGTTCTCGCAAGCCCTTTCACCGCCGGAAACTCCGTGCCGTAAAGACGACTCTGTGAAAGTTGTATCTGCTGCAGCTGGAGAAGTCCACAAGATCAAAGTTTATGCAAAACCCAACAGACGCCCACCATTTCCTCAAAACGCGGCGTTTTACAACTACcattactactactactactggCTAAGGCAGACGCAACCCGCTCTGTCCACGTATCACTATCCCGTTGGAGGCGTTTTCGCCGCTCCAACCGCCGTTGCTGGTACCGGCGTTTTCACCGCTCCAACCGCGGTTGCTGGTACCGGCGTTGTAACCGCTCCAACCGCCGTTAAACAGCCGTCTGTTGGCACGGGCGTTTTCCTTCCCCGGAATTGCACAAAGCCTTCTGGTTCCCGTAAGAAAGCAG GTAAGTGTGTTAAGTTGCCGACAAAGGTTGTTCAGACAGAACATCCTAGAACTGAAAAACTCTCTGGTGGGATTCAATCACGTTCGCAAGCTCATCTTTCTGCAGGATGTAGCAAACTCGACCCTGGTACCAAGTCTGCGGTAACTGGTGGCTGTCCCAAGGAAGAAAGTAATCTTCCACAAGAATGGGTGTactga
- the LOC103863144 gene encoding uncharacterized protein LOC103863144 isoform X1: protein MDKKKVVAASSSSSSSTSFDHIFGPRVSSSSSSATTGLFTTIFPRPSAGMLGRQMDFPSQGGHVKYQSANERGKRSNIKEKNSYHNEETEPPCNLSSSIYYGGQEKYSSTTNTNKDTYKKDAQEGDSKRASRGNWWEGSLYY, encoded by the exons ATGGACAAGAAGAAGGTTGTTGCAGCTTCATCGTCATCGTCATCTTCTACTTCTTTTGATCATATATTTGGTCCAAGagtctcttcttcatcttcttcagcaACCACTGGACTGTTCACAACCATCTTCCCACGACCCTCTGCG GGGATGTTGGGGAGGCAAATGGACTTTCCAAGTCAAGGTGGACATGTGAAGTATCAATCTGCAA ATGAACGAGGAAAAAGAAGCAACATAAAAGAGAAAAACAGTTACCATAATGAGGAAACAGAACCACCATGCAACTTGAGCTCTTCAATTTACTATGGAGGCCAAGAGAAATATTCCTCTACAACAAATACTAATAAAGATACT TACAAGAAAGATGCACAGGAAGGCGATTCCAAAAGGGCATCAAGAGGAAACTGGTGGGAAG GGTCGCTTTATTACTAA
- the LOC103863145 gene encoding eukaryotic translation initiation factor 6-2 — protein sequence MATRLQFENNCEVGVFSKLTNAYCLVAIGGSENFYSAFESELAGVIPIVKTSIGGTRIIGRLCAGNKNGLLVPHTTTDQELQHLRNSLPDQVVVQRIEERLSALGNCIACNDHVALAHTDLDKETEEIIADVLGVEVFRQTIAGNILVGSYCALSNRGGIVHPHTSVEDLDELSTLLQVPLVAGTVNRGSEVIGAGMTVNDWTSFCGSDTTATELSVIDSIFKLREAQPSSIVDEMRKSLIDTYV from the exons ATGGCCACTC GTCTTCAGTTTGAGAACAACTGTGAAGTTGGTGTCTTTTCAAAGCTCACTAACGCTTATTGCTTAGTTGCTATTGGAGGCTCTGAGAACTTTTACAG TGCTTTTGAGTCGGAGTTAGCTGGTGTTATCCCTATCGTTAAGACCTCTATTGGAGGAACTAGGATTATTGGCCGTCTATGCGCTG GAAACAAGAATGGGCTTCTTGTGCCTCATACAACTACTGACCAAG AGCTTCAACACTTGAGGAACAGTCTACCTGATCAAGTTGTGGTCCAGAGAATCGAGGAGCGTCTGTCGGCTCTTGGAAATTGCATTGCCTGCAATGACCATGTTGCTCTTGCTCACACCGATCTTGACAAG GAAACTGAGGAAATAATAGCGGATGTTCTCGGTGTTGAAGTATTCCGTCAGACGATTGCAGGCAACATTCTTGTAGGCAGCTACTGTGCCTTGTCCAACAGAGGTGGCATT GTTCATCCTCACACCTCGGTGGAAGACTTGGACGAGCTCTCGACACTACTTCAAGTCCCACTCGTTGCAGGAACTGTGAACCGTGGTAGTGAAGTTATAGGCGCGGGAATGACCGTTAATGATTGGACTTCTTTCTGCGGTTCAGACACAACTGCAACAGAGCTCTCTGTTATAGACAGCATCTTCAAGCTAAGGGAAGCCCAACCTAGCTCTATTGTCGACGAGATGAGGAAGTCTTTGATCGATACCTATGTTTAA
- the LOC103863144 gene encoding uncharacterized protein LOC103863144 isoform X2 — translation MDKKKVVAASSSSSSSTSFDHIFGPRVSSSSSSATTGLFTTIFPRPSAGMLGRQMDFPSQGGHVKYQSANERGKRSNIKEKNSYHNEETEPPCNLSSSIYYGGQEKYSSTTNTNKDTEGDSKRASRGNWWEGSLYY, via the exons ATGGACAAGAAGAAGGTTGTTGCAGCTTCATCGTCATCGTCATCTTCTACTTCTTTTGATCATATATTTGGTCCAAGagtctcttcttcatcttcttcagcaACCACTGGACTGTTCACAACCATCTTCCCACGACCCTCTGCG GGGATGTTGGGGAGGCAAATGGACTTTCCAAGTCAAGGTGGACATGTGAAGTATCAATCTGCAA ATGAACGAGGAAAAAGAAGCAACATAAAAGAGAAAAACAGTTACCATAATGAGGAAACAGAACCACCATGCAACTTGAGCTCTTCAATTTACTATGGAGGCCAAGAGAAATATTCCTCTACAACAAATACTAATAAAGATACT GAAGGCGATTCCAAAAGGGCATCAAGAGGAAACTGGTGGGAAG GGTCGCTTTATTACTAA